From Caretta caretta isolate rCarCar2 chromosome 16, rCarCar1.hap1, whole genome shotgun sequence, the proteins below share one genomic window:
- the STRBP gene encoding spermatid perinuclear RNA-binding protein isoform X2, with the protein MVSTVECALKHVSDWMDELNKSVKIEGDGEAKEEAAESNAKKQGGRTLCGVMRIGLVAKGLLIKDDMDLELVLMCKEKPTKTLLYTVKDNLPIQVQKLTEEKYQVEQCVNEAAIIIRHTKEPTLTLKVILTSPLIREETEKKDGVDNVAMKDPPDLLDRQKCLEALASLRHAKWFQARANGLKSCVIVLRILRDLCNRVPTWAPLKGWPLELICEKSIGTCNRPLGAGEALRRVMECLASGILLPGGPGLHDPCEREPTDALSYMTVQQKEAITHSAQHALRLSAFGQIYKVLEMDPLPSNKSFQKYSWSVTDKEGAGSSALKRPFEDGLGDDKDPNKKMKRNLRKILDSKAIDLMNALMRLNQIRPGLQYKLLSQSGPVHAPVFTMSVDVDGTTYEASGPSKKTAKLHVAVKVLQAMGYPTGFDADIECMSSDEKSDTEGKNETVSSNSSNNTGNSTIDTSSTLEVRTQGPILTASGKNPVMELNEKRRGLKYELISETGGSHDKRFVMEVEVDGQKFRGAGPNKKVAKASAALAALEKLFSGPNAANNKKKKILPQTKGVVNTAVSAAVQVARGRGRGALTRGAFVGAAAATGYITPGYGAPYGYSPAAPAYGIPKRMVLLPVMKFPTYPVPHYSFF; encoded by the exons ATGGTATCGACAGTTGAATGTGCCCTTAAACATGTCTCCGATTGGATGGATGAATTGAACAAGTCTGTGAAAATCGAGGGAGATGGGGAAGCAAAAGAGGAAGCTGCAGAAAGTAATGCCAA GAAGCAAGGTGGTCGGACCTTATGTGGTGTGATGAGAATTGGTTTGGTTGCAAAGGGCTTGCTGATAAAGGATGACATGGATTTGGAGCTGGTTCTCAtgtgcaaagaaaaacccacaaagACCTTGTTATATACAGTCAAAGACAATCTCCCAATCCAAGTTCAG AAACTTACAGAAGAGAAGTACCAGGTGGAGCAGTGTGTGAACGAGGCAGCTATTATTATTCGTCACACAAAGGAGCCCACCCTAACACTGAAGGTGATACTTACATCCCCTCTCATTCGTGAGGAAACGGAGAAGAAGGACGGAG TAGACAATGTTGCGATGAAAGATCCTCCGGACTTATTGGACAGGCAGAAATGCCTGGAGGCCTTGGCCTCTCTGCGGCACGCCAAATGGTTTCAG gccAGGGCAAATGGACTAAAATCATGTGTAATTGTTCTACGTATTCTCCGTGATTTGTGCAACAGAGTCCCCACGTGGGCACCGCTAAAAGGATGG CCACTAGAGCTTATATGTGAAAAATCTATAGGTACTTGTAATAGACCCTTGGGCGCTGGGGAGGCCTTAAGACGAGTGATGGAGTGTTTGGCGTCTGGAATTCTGCTTCCTG GTGGCCCTGGCCTGCATGATCCTTGTGAGCGGGAGCCAACAGATGCTTTGTCCTATATGACCGTGCAGCAAAAAGAAGCCATTACACACAGTGCTCAG CACGCGCTCAGGCTATCAGCCTTTGGTCAGATCTATAAGGTGCTTGAAATGGACCCTCTCCCATCAAATAAATCCTTTCAGAAATATTCCTGGTCAGTTACTGACAAAGAAG GTGCTGGCTCCTCTGCTCTGAAAAGGCCATTTGAAGATGGATTAGGGGATGATAAAGATCCAAATAAAAAGATGAAGCGCAACTTGAGGAAAA TCCTAGACAGTAAAGCAATCGATCTCATGAACGCTCTGATGAGACTGAACCAAATCAGGCCAGGGCTTCAGTATAAGCTTCTGTCGCAGTCGGGTCCAGTCCATGCCCCAGTCTTCACAATGTCTGTAGATGTTGATGGTACGACCTATGAAGCATCAGGACCTTCTAAGAAAACAGCTAAGCTCCATGTGGCAGTGAAG GTATTACAAGCAATGGGCTACCCAACTGGCTTCGATGCAGATATTGAGTGCATGAGCTCTGATGAAAAATCAGATACCGAAGGCAAAAATGAGACTGTCTCTTCAAACTCGAGCAATAATACTGGAAATTCTACAATTGACACCTCCTCTACCTTGGAG GTAAGAACTCAGGGCCCTATCCTCACAGCAAGTGGCAAAAACCCAGTGATGGAGCTAAATGAAAAAAGAAGAGGTCTTAAGTATGAGCTCATCTCTGAGACAGGTGGGAGCCATGATAAGCGCTTTGTAATGGAG GTAGAAGTAGATGGGCAGAAGTTCAGAGGCGCAGGTCCAAATAAGAAGGTGGCAAAAGCGAGCGCTGCTTTAGCAGCACTTGAGAAACTCTTTTCTGGGCCTAATGCAGCCAACAATAAGAAAAAGAAGATTCTCCCTCAG ACTAAAGGAGTTGTAAATACAGCTGTGTCTGCAGCAGTCCAGGTTGCTCGAGGCAGAGGTCGAGGCGCTTTAACACGAGGGGCATTTGTTGGGGCAGCCGCTGCTACTGGATACATAACACCAG GCTATGGGGCACCTTATGGGTACAGCCCAGCTGCGCCAGCCTATG
- the STRBP gene encoding spermatid perinuclear RNA-binding protein isoform X1: MRSIRSFANDDRHVMVKHSTIYPSPEELEAVQNMVSTVECALKHVSDWMDELNKSVKIEGDGEAKEEAAESNAKKQGGRTLCGVMRIGLVAKGLLIKDDMDLELVLMCKEKPTKTLLYTVKDNLPIQVQKLTEEKYQVEQCVNEAAIIIRHTKEPTLTLKVILTSPLIREETEKKDGVDNVAMKDPPDLLDRQKCLEALASLRHAKWFQARANGLKSCVIVLRILRDLCNRVPTWAPLKGWPLELICEKSIGTCNRPLGAGEALRRVMECLASGILLPGGPGLHDPCEREPTDALSYMTVQQKEAITHSAQHALRLSAFGQIYKVLEMDPLPSNKSFQKYSWSVTDKEGAGSSALKRPFEDGLGDDKDPNKKMKRNLRKILDSKAIDLMNALMRLNQIRPGLQYKLLSQSGPVHAPVFTMSVDVDGTTYEASGPSKKTAKLHVAVKVLQAMGYPTGFDADIECMSSDEKSDTEGKNETVSSNSSNNTGNSTIDTSSTLEVRTQGPILTASGKNPVMELNEKRRGLKYELISETGGSHDKRFVMEVEVDGQKFRGAGPNKKVAKASAALAALEKLFSGPNAANNKKKKILPQTKGVVNTAVSAAVQVARGRGRGALTRGAFVGAAAATGYITPGYGAPYGYSPAAPAYGIPKRMVLLPVMKFPTYPVPHYSFF; this comes from the exons ATG AGATCTATCCGATCTTTTGCTAATGATGACCGCCATGTTATGGTGAAACATTCAACCATTTATCCATCTCCAGAGGAACTTGAAGCTGTCCAGAACATGGTATCGACAGTTGAATGTGCCCTTAAACATGTCTCCGATTGGATGGATGAATTGAACAAGTCTGTGAAAATCGAGGGAGATGGGGAAGCAAAAGAGGAAGCTGCAGAAAGTAATGCCAA GAAGCAAGGTGGTCGGACCTTATGTGGTGTGATGAGAATTGGTTTGGTTGCAAAGGGCTTGCTGATAAAGGATGACATGGATTTGGAGCTGGTTCTCAtgtgcaaagaaaaacccacaaagACCTTGTTATATACAGTCAAAGACAATCTCCCAATCCAAGTTCAG AAACTTACAGAAGAGAAGTACCAGGTGGAGCAGTGTGTGAACGAGGCAGCTATTATTATTCGTCACACAAAGGAGCCCACCCTAACACTGAAGGTGATACTTACATCCCCTCTCATTCGTGAGGAAACGGAGAAGAAGGACGGAG TAGACAATGTTGCGATGAAAGATCCTCCGGACTTATTGGACAGGCAGAAATGCCTGGAGGCCTTGGCCTCTCTGCGGCACGCCAAATGGTTTCAG gccAGGGCAAATGGACTAAAATCATGTGTAATTGTTCTACGTATTCTCCGTGATTTGTGCAACAGAGTCCCCACGTGGGCACCGCTAAAAGGATGG CCACTAGAGCTTATATGTGAAAAATCTATAGGTACTTGTAATAGACCCTTGGGCGCTGGGGAGGCCTTAAGACGAGTGATGGAGTGTTTGGCGTCTGGAATTCTGCTTCCTG GTGGCCCTGGCCTGCATGATCCTTGTGAGCGGGAGCCAACAGATGCTTTGTCCTATATGACCGTGCAGCAAAAAGAAGCCATTACACACAGTGCTCAG CACGCGCTCAGGCTATCAGCCTTTGGTCAGATCTATAAGGTGCTTGAAATGGACCCTCTCCCATCAAATAAATCCTTTCAGAAATATTCCTGGTCAGTTACTGACAAAGAAG GTGCTGGCTCCTCTGCTCTGAAAAGGCCATTTGAAGATGGATTAGGGGATGATAAAGATCCAAATAAAAAGATGAAGCGCAACTTGAGGAAAA TCCTAGACAGTAAAGCAATCGATCTCATGAACGCTCTGATGAGACTGAACCAAATCAGGCCAGGGCTTCAGTATAAGCTTCTGTCGCAGTCGGGTCCAGTCCATGCCCCAGTCTTCACAATGTCTGTAGATGTTGATGGTACGACCTATGAAGCATCAGGACCTTCTAAGAAAACAGCTAAGCTCCATGTGGCAGTGAAG GTATTACAAGCAATGGGCTACCCAACTGGCTTCGATGCAGATATTGAGTGCATGAGCTCTGATGAAAAATCAGATACCGAAGGCAAAAATGAGACTGTCTCTTCAAACTCGAGCAATAATACTGGAAATTCTACAATTGACACCTCCTCTACCTTGGAG GTAAGAACTCAGGGCCCTATCCTCACAGCAAGTGGCAAAAACCCAGTGATGGAGCTAAATGAAAAAAGAAGAGGTCTTAAGTATGAGCTCATCTCTGAGACAGGTGGGAGCCATGATAAGCGCTTTGTAATGGAG GTAGAAGTAGATGGGCAGAAGTTCAGAGGCGCAGGTCCAAATAAGAAGGTGGCAAAAGCGAGCGCTGCTTTAGCAGCACTTGAGAAACTCTTTTCTGGGCCTAATGCAGCCAACAATAAGAAAAAGAAGATTCTCCCTCAG ACTAAAGGAGTTGTAAATACAGCTGTGTCTGCAGCAGTCCAGGTTGCTCGAGGCAGAGGTCGAGGCGCTTTAACACGAGGGGCATTTGTTGGGGCAGCCGCTGCTACTGGATACATAACACCAG GCTATGGGGCACCTTATGGGTACAGCCCAGCTGCGCCAGCCTATG
- the STRBP gene encoding spermatid perinuclear RNA-binding protein isoform X4, with protein sequence MRSIRSFANDDRHVMVKHSTIYPSPEELEAVQNMVSTVECALKHVSDWMDELNKSVKIEGDGEAKEEAAESNAKKQGGRTLCGVMRIGLVAKGLLIKDDMDLELVLMCKEKPTKTLLYTVKDNLPIQVQKLTEEKYQVEQCVNEAAIIIRHTKEPTLTLKVILTSPLIREETEKKDGVDNVAMKDPPDLLDRQKCLEALASLRHAKWFQARANGLKSCVIVLRILRDLCNRVPTWAPLKGWPLELICEKSIGTCNRPLGAGEALRRVMECLASGILLPGGPGLHDPCEREPTDALSYMTVQQKEAITHSAQHALRLSAFGQIYKVLEMDPLPSNKSFQKYSWSVTDKEGAGSSALKRPFEDGLGDDKDPNKKMKRNLRKILDSKAIDLMNALMRLNQIRPGLQYKLLSQSGPVHAPVFTMSVDVDGTTYEASGPSKKTAKLHVAVKVLQAMGYPTGFDADIECMSSDEKSDTEGKNETVSSNSSNNTGNSTIDTSSTLEVRTQGPILTASGKNPVMELNEKRRGLKYELISETGGSHDKRFVMEVEVDGQKFRGAGPNKKVAKASAALAALEKLFSGPNAANNKKKKILPQTKGVVNTAVSAAVQVARGRGRGALTRGAFVGAAAATGYITPGYGAPYGYSPAAPAYGGFFIDSPYCQPLSIAPFIVHLSPQDFFSDF encoded by the exons ATG AGATCTATCCGATCTTTTGCTAATGATGACCGCCATGTTATGGTGAAACATTCAACCATTTATCCATCTCCAGAGGAACTTGAAGCTGTCCAGAACATGGTATCGACAGTTGAATGTGCCCTTAAACATGTCTCCGATTGGATGGATGAATTGAACAAGTCTGTGAAAATCGAGGGAGATGGGGAAGCAAAAGAGGAAGCTGCAGAAAGTAATGCCAA GAAGCAAGGTGGTCGGACCTTATGTGGTGTGATGAGAATTGGTTTGGTTGCAAAGGGCTTGCTGATAAAGGATGACATGGATTTGGAGCTGGTTCTCAtgtgcaaagaaaaacccacaaagACCTTGTTATATACAGTCAAAGACAATCTCCCAATCCAAGTTCAG AAACTTACAGAAGAGAAGTACCAGGTGGAGCAGTGTGTGAACGAGGCAGCTATTATTATTCGTCACACAAAGGAGCCCACCCTAACACTGAAGGTGATACTTACATCCCCTCTCATTCGTGAGGAAACGGAGAAGAAGGACGGAG TAGACAATGTTGCGATGAAAGATCCTCCGGACTTATTGGACAGGCAGAAATGCCTGGAGGCCTTGGCCTCTCTGCGGCACGCCAAATGGTTTCAG gccAGGGCAAATGGACTAAAATCATGTGTAATTGTTCTACGTATTCTCCGTGATTTGTGCAACAGAGTCCCCACGTGGGCACCGCTAAAAGGATGG CCACTAGAGCTTATATGTGAAAAATCTATAGGTACTTGTAATAGACCCTTGGGCGCTGGGGAGGCCTTAAGACGAGTGATGGAGTGTTTGGCGTCTGGAATTCTGCTTCCTG GTGGCCCTGGCCTGCATGATCCTTGTGAGCGGGAGCCAACAGATGCTTTGTCCTATATGACCGTGCAGCAAAAAGAAGCCATTACACACAGTGCTCAG CACGCGCTCAGGCTATCAGCCTTTGGTCAGATCTATAAGGTGCTTGAAATGGACCCTCTCCCATCAAATAAATCCTTTCAGAAATATTCCTGGTCAGTTACTGACAAAGAAG GTGCTGGCTCCTCTGCTCTGAAAAGGCCATTTGAAGATGGATTAGGGGATGATAAAGATCCAAATAAAAAGATGAAGCGCAACTTGAGGAAAA TCCTAGACAGTAAAGCAATCGATCTCATGAACGCTCTGATGAGACTGAACCAAATCAGGCCAGGGCTTCAGTATAAGCTTCTGTCGCAGTCGGGTCCAGTCCATGCCCCAGTCTTCACAATGTCTGTAGATGTTGATGGTACGACCTATGAAGCATCAGGACCTTCTAAGAAAACAGCTAAGCTCCATGTGGCAGTGAAG GTATTACAAGCAATGGGCTACCCAACTGGCTTCGATGCAGATATTGAGTGCATGAGCTCTGATGAAAAATCAGATACCGAAGGCAAAAATGAGACTGTCTCTTCAAACTCGAGCAATAATACTGGAAATTCTACAATTGACACCTCCTCTACCTTGGAG GTAAGAACTCAGGGCCCTATCCTCACAGCAAGTGGCAAAAACCCAGTGATGGAGCTAAATGAAAAAAGAAGAGGTCTTAAGTATGAGCTCATCTCTGAGACAGGTGGGAGCCATGATAAGCGCTTTGTAATGGAG GTAGAAGTAGATGGGCAGAAGTTCAGAGGCGCAGGTCCAAATAAGAAGGTGGCAAAAGCGAGCGCTGCTTTAGCAGCACTTGAGAAACTCTTTTCTGGGCCTAATGCAGCCAACAATAAGAAAAAGAAGATTCTCCCTCAG ACTAAAGGAGTTGTAAATACAGCTGTGTCTGCAGCAGTCCAGGTTGCTCGAGGCAGAGGTCGAGGCGCTTTAACACGAGGGGCATTTGTTGGGGCAGCCGCTGCTACTGGATACATAACACCAG GCTATGGGGCACCTTATGGGTACAGCCCAGCTGCGCCAGCCTATG
- the STRBP gene encoding spermatid perinuclear RNA-binding protein isoform X3 produces the protein MRSIRSFANDDRHVMVKHSTIYPSPEELEAVQNMVSTVECALKHVSDWMDELNKSVKIEGDGEAKEEAAESNAKKQGGRTLCGVMRIGLVAKGLLIKDDMDLELVLMCKEKPTKTLLYTVKDNLPIQVQKLTEEKYQVEQCVNEAAIIIRHTKEPTLTLKVILTSPLIREETEKKDGVDNVAMKDPPDLLDRQKCLEALASLRHAKWFQARANGLKSCVIVLRILRDLCNRVPTWAPLKGWPLELICEKSIGTCNRPLGAGEALRRVMECLASGILLPGGPGLHDPCEREPTDALSYMTVQQKEAITHSAQHALRLSAFGQIYKVLEMDPLPSNKSFQKYSWSVTDKEGAGSSALKRPFEDGLGDDKDPNKKMKRNLRKILDSKAIDLMNALMRLNQIRPGLQYKLLSQSGPVHAPVFTMSVDVDGTTYEASGPSKKTAKLHVAVKVLQAMGYPTGFDADIECMSSDEKSDTEGKNETVSSNSSNNTGNSTIDTSSTLETKGVVNTAVSAAVQVARGRGRGALTRGAFVGAAAATGYITPGYGAPYGYSPAAPAYGIPKRMVLLPVMKFPTYPVPHYSFF, from the exons ATG AGATCTATCCGATCTTTTGCTAATGATGACCGCCATGTTATGGTGAAACATTCAACCATTTATCCATCTCCAGAGGAACTTGAAGCTGTCCAGAACATGGTATCGACAGTTGAATGTGCCCTTAAACATGTCTCCGATTGGATGGATGAATTGAACAAGTCTGTGAAAATCGAGGGAGATGGGGAAGCAAAAGAGGAAGCTGCAGAAAGTAATGCCAA GAAGCAAGGTGGTCGGACCTTATGTGGTGTGATGAGAATTGGTTTGGTTGCAAAGGGCTTGCTGATAAAGGATGACATGGATTTGGAGCTGGTTCTCAtgtgcaaagaaaaacccacaaagACCTTGTTATATACAGTCAAAGACAATCTCCCAATCCAAGTTCAG AAACTTACAGAAGAGAAGTACCAGGTGGAGCAGTGTGTGAACGAGGCAGCTATTATTATTCGTCACACAAAGGAGCCCACCCTAACACTGAAGGTGATACTTACATCCCCTCTCATTCGTGAGGAAACGGAGAAGAAGGACGGAG TAGACAATGTTGCGATGAAAGATCCTCCGGACTTATTGGACAGGCAGAAATGCCTGGAGGCCTTGGCCTCTCTGCGGCACGCCAAATGGTTTCAG gccAGGGCAAATGGACTAAAATCATGTGTAATTGTTCTACGTATTCTCCGTGATTTGTGCAACAGAGTCCCCACGTGGGCACCGCTAAAAGGATGG CCACTAGAGCTTATATGTGAAAAATCTATAGGTACTTGTAATAGACCCTTGGGCGCTGGGGAGGCCTTAAGACGAGTGATGGAGTGTTTGGCGTCTGGAATTCTGCTTCCTG GTGGCCCTGGCCTGCATGATCCTTGTGAGCGGGAGCCAACAGATGCTTTGTCCTATATGACCGTGCAGCAAAAAGAAGCCATTACACACAGTGCTCAG CACGCGCTCAGGCTATCAGCCTTTGGTCAGATCTATAAGGTGCTTGAAATGGACCCTCTCCCATCAAATAAATCCTTTCAGAAATATTCCTGGTCAGTTACTGACAAAGAAG GTGCTGGCTCCTCTGCTCTGAAAAGGCCATTTGAAGATGGATTAGGGGATGATAAAGATCCAAATAAAAAGATGAAGCGCAACTTGAGGAAAA TCCTAGACAGTAAAGCAATCGATCTCATGAACGCTCTGATGAGACTGAACCAAATCAGGCCAGGGCTTCAGTATAAGCTTCTGTCGCAGTCGGGTCCAGTCCATGCCCCAGTCTTCACAATGTCTGTAGATGTTGATGGTACGACCTATGAAGCATCAGGACCTTCTAAGAAAACAGCTAAGCTCCATGTGGCAGTGAAG GTATTACAAGCAATGGGCTACCCAACTGGCTTCGATGCAGATATTGAGTGCATGAGCTCTGATGAAAAATCAGATACCGAAGGCAAAAATGAGACTGTCTCTTCAAACTCGAGCAATAATACTGGAAATTCTACAATTGACACCTCCTCTACCTTGGAG ACTAAAGGAGTTGTAAATACAGCTGTGTCTGCAGCAGTCCAGGTTGCTCGAGGCAGAGGTCGAGGCGCTTTAACACGAGGGGCATTTGTTGGGGCAGCCGCTGCTACTGGATACATAACACCAG GCTATGGGGCACCTTATGGGTACAGCCCAGCTGCGCCAGCCTATG